From a region of the Arachis ipaensis cultivar K30076 chromosome B09, Araip1.1, whole genome shotgun sequence genome:
- the LOC107619703 gene encoding inorganic phosphate transporter 1-4-like — protein MAKEQLQVLNALDVAKTQWYHFTAIVIAGMGFFTDAYDLFCISLVTKLLGRLYYYDGSSNPGSLPSNVSSAINGVAFCGTLAGQLFFGWLGDKMGRKRVYGMTLMLMVICSLASGLSFGKEPKSVMVTLCFFRFWLGFGIGGDYPLSATIMSEYANKKTRGAFIAAVFAMQGFGILAGGMVAIIVSSIFKGLHPAPAFEFDHVGSTVPEADYVWRIILMFGALPALATYYWRMKMPETARYTALVAKNAKQAASDMSKVLEVEIEAEQEKIEQQETGGGNDFGLFSREFVKRHGLHLVGTATTWFLLDIAYYSQNLFQKDIFSAIGWIPPAKTMSAIEEVYKIARAQTLIALCSTVPGYWFTVALIDRVGRFSIQLTGFFFMTVFMFALAIPYHHWTLKGNQIGFVVMYSLTFFFANFGPNATTFVVPAEIFPARLRSTCHGISAAAGKAGAMVGAFGFVYAEKGIGIRNTLIIMGVVNVCGFFFTFLVPESKGKSLEEMSGEVEDQQAVDNVV, from the exons ATGGCTAAGGAACAATTGCAGGTGCTGAATGCACTGGATGTTGCAAAGACACAATGGTACCACTTCACGGCTATTGTGATCGCTGGGATGGGTTTTTTCACCGATGCCTATGACCTCTTTTGCATCTCCCTCGTCACCAAACTCCTTGGCCGCTTGTACTACTACGATGGCTCCAGCAATCCCGGTTCTCTTCCGTCTAACGTCTCCTCTGCCATCAATGGCGTTGCATTCTGCGGCACTCTCGCCGGTCAACTATTCTTCGGTTGGCTGGGCGACAAGATGGGAAGGAAGCGTGTCTACGGAATGACACTCATGCTCATGGTTATTTGTTCCCTTGCCTCTGGACTCTCCTTTGGAAAAGAGCCTAAATCTGTTATGGTCACTCTTTGCTTCTTTAG GTTCTGGCTTGGGTTTGGGATCGGCGGCGACTATCCTCTCTCTGCAACCATTATGTCTGAGTACGCCAACAAGAAGACACGTGGAGCATTCATCGCGGCAGTCTTTGCCATGCAGGGATTTGGAATCCTTGCAGGTGGCATGGTTGCGATCATAGTTTCGTCCATTTTCAAGGGACTGCACCCTGCTCCGGCCTTTGAGTTCGACCACGTGGGGTCCACCGTGCCAGAAGCCGATTATGTTTGGAGGATAATCTTGATGTTTGGCGCGCTTCCCGCTCTTGCGACGTACTATTGGAGGATGAAGATGCCGGAGACAGCAAGGTATACGGCCTTGGTGGCGAAGAACGCAAAGCAAGCAGCTTCGGACATGTCCAAGGTTCTTGAGGTTGAGATTGAAGCAGAGCAAGAGAAGATTGAGCAGCAAGAAACAGGAGGAGGCAACGATTTTGGATTGTTCTCGAGAGAGTTTGTTAAGCGGCATGGGCTTCACCTTGTTGGAACCGCCACAACTTGGTTCCTTTTGGATATTGCTTACTACAGCCAGAATCTGTTCCAGAAAGATATCTTCAGTGCCATCGGTTGGATCCCACCCGCGAAGACAATGAGCGCAATTGAAGAGGTTTACAAGATTGCGAGAGCACAGACTTTGATTGCACTGTGCAGCACTGTTCCCGGTTACTGGTTCACGGTGGCACTCATTGATAGGGTGGGGAGGTTTTCCATTCAGTTGACGGGGTTCTTCTTCATGACAGTTTTCATGTTTGCATTGGCAATACCTTATCATCATTGGACCTTGAAGGGAAACCAGATTGGCTTTGTTGTGATGTATTCATTGACGTTCTTCTTCGCCAACTTTGGACCCAATGCCACCACTTTTGTGGTCCCTGCTGAGATCTTCCCTGCTAGGCTTAGATCAACATGTCATGGCATCTCAGCAGCTGCAGGCAAAGCTGGAGCTATGGTTGGTGCTTTTGGATTTGTTTACGCTGAGAAAGGAATTGGCATCAGGAACACCCTTATAATCATGGGTGTGGTTAACGTCTGTGGCTTCTTCTTCACATTCTTGGTTCCTGAATCCAAAGGAAAATCACTAGAAGAAATGTCTGGTGAGGTTGAGGACCAACAAGCTGTGGATAATGTTGTTTAA
- the LOC107615875 gene encoding mRNA-decapping enzyme-like protein, whose translation MSQNGKLMPNLDQHSTKLLNLTVLQCIDPFVKEILITAAHVTFYEFNIDLSQWSCKDVEGSLFVVKRNTQPRFQFIVMNRRNIENLVDNLLGDFEYEVQVPYLLYRNAAQEVNGIWFYNARECEEVANLFNRILNAYAKVPPKS comes from the exons ATGTCTCAGAACGGGAAGCTCATGCCCAATCTCGACCAGCACAGCACCAAGCTCCTCAACCTCACTGTTCTTCAGTGCATCGACCCCTTCGTCAAGGAAATCCTCATCACCGCTGCACACGTCACCTTCTACGAGTTCAACATTGACCTCTCCCAATGG AGCTGCAAGGACGTCGAGGGATCCCTCTTCGTTGTCAAAAG gAACACGCAACCGCGATTTCAGTTTATTGTGATGAACCGTCGCAATATTG AAAATTTGGTGGATAATCTTTTGGGGGATTTCGAGTATGAAGTTCAAGTTCCTTATCTATTATATAGAAATGCTGCTCAAGAAGTGAATGGCATCTGGTTCTATAATGCACGTGAATGTGAAGAGGTTGCAAATCTTTTTAACAG GATCCTTAATGCATATGCTAAGGTGCCTCCAAAGTCATGA